The genomic interval AAGTCAGCGTGAACGCGTTGGAGCTCAAGGACTCGACGGCTGCGAAGGCGGTGATGGCGGAGTTTCGCAAAAAACGCCCCAACGATTTGACTCCGGAGACCATCGCCGGCAACGTGGTTTACTTTGGCAATCGCGCCCGACGTGGAAATCTGCCCGAGAATTTCAGGCAGCCTGAGCCCTGCATGATGTTCTTGGGCAAGTGGCTGATCACGTCGGACAGTCGCAAATTCATGGAACGCGTCGCGTTGGCGGATGCCGGCAACCTGCCCCGTTTGTCCAACGTCGCCGAGTACGACCTTGTCGCCGGTGAACTGGGCAGCAAACTCGATGGCGAAAAGCCCTTCATGCTTTCGTTCTTTCGTGGCGCGGATTCACTGCGATTGTTCTACGAGCTGGCTCAAGCTCCCAATACACGTCAGATGTTGCGTCGCGCTGGAGAAAACAATGTCGTGGCCAAGACATTTGCAGACATGATCGAGCGAAATGAGTTTCCGCCGTTCTCTGAGTTTGAAAAATATTTTGCGCCCACGGGGGCGTTCGCTTATGACGAACCCGACGGCATCCACATCGGCATGTTCAGTTTGCGTGGGGATGCTGCGAAGTGACACGACGCAGAGCGAGTTGTTTTTGGCAATCGGTCAACAGCGATTGAAAGATCTGAAACGAATCGTCGGCCATCAGCTTTTCGTCGACCAGTTCGCGAACGGCTTCGTGACGCATGGCGATCAACTCGTTTTCAATCGCGTCCAGGCGATGCGTCTCACCGGAGTTCAGTTCGGTGAGCAAGCCGTCCAAACGGACATAGTAGCGATCGACCCGATTCTTTTTGCGCACCGATAGCCACTTGTTCAAACCGGCGACCAGACCGCAAAAGGCCAGGATCAGCGACAGCAGAAACGCCATCGGTTCGCTGTAGCGTTCCAGGAAACTGGGGCGTAGACGTTGAAAGTACGCCATCGCGCCGTAGTGGATCGGAAACTGCACGTCGTCGGAATCAAACTGCTCGGAAATGTCACGCGCCTCATGATGCTGACGCATGATCACGGCGCGTTGGGTGACGATCGATTCGACGATGGTGCGAGCCACCGCGTCGGGTAGATCCCCGCGGCAGATCAGCGTGGATCGCAAAGCAAACGTTTCGCAGGGCGATTCGGGTAAACCATGGCGATCGTCATGCACAGGGTACACGTGGCGGGGAATGATGAAACGCTCGACATAAGGATTCATCACGGCAAATCCATCCACCTCGTTTCCTTCGCCGGACGACGCAAGTGAAACGTATCGCACGTTGCCCCGACCGACCAAATCGACCACCGATTGATTGGTCACGGCGGTCATGATCAAAGCCGCGTCGAGCGTACCGACATCCAATTTCACGCTGCACTGGGCGATGCCTTCGTAAACCGGAATGTAGTCGTTCTGGGATTCACGCAGTCCAAAGTGGTCCAGCAGGGCACGCACGATCTGTTGATTGCCACTGTTTTGTTGCCCTACACCGACTCGCTTGCCTCGCAAATCGTAAACGCTCTGGATGTCGGACGATTTGGGGACCAAGAAGTGGCAAACGGCGCGATGCAGGGGCAGCAGTGTCTGAACATCGGGTGCCGGAGCGGTATCGTTCTGAACGATCGCCAAGTCGACTTCGCCGCGTCCCAGGCGATCCATGTTGTCGATGCTGCCCTGGCTGTCCTGGGTCAGCGAAATCGTGATCTCGGGATGAGTTTGATGAACGATCTGAGCGATCCCCAGGCCGAGGGAATGAAACGCGCCTTCGGTCGGTCCGGTGGCCAATTTCAGCTCGACGGGGGCGGGATTGCGTTGGCCCAACCACAACCACATGGCCGCGGCGGCACCAAGGCAAAACACTAAAACAAAGGTGAGCGAAAATCGTCCTGACATCACTTGTCATCAAATCCGTTGCGGTGAGAAAGCGTCGGGGCCGCCGACCAGTGGGCGATGATCGTAATCGGTGACCAACCAACGTCCGTCGGTTTGCTTTTCAAAGGTCAAGATCACGCGTCGGGGGACACGGACATTTTGAAGGCCGCCGGACTTCATGCTGGCCGTGACCGAAGCGTCCAAGTCGACCGTGGCCGTGGGAGGAAAGCTTCCCTCCAGCATTTGGATTTGCACGTTACGCACGTTGACGCGACTGAAATCGTACCTCGGCAATTCCTGTTCCGCACGCGTCCGGACGGCCGGGTCGCTGATGATTTGTACTGCCGTCGCCGCATCGTTGGCTTGCACCGCCGCGGCCGTCTCATCGATCGCGGTCAAAATCTTTTCTCGATCGGTCTGAATGTTCGCAGCGATCAACCAGACCACGGGAATCAGCAGGCCGCAAACCAAGGCAGCGATCCCGGCGCGTTTGTCGCCCGATTGCAGGTAGCCGTATCCGATCATGGCCGCTGTCACTGCGAGCAAGATCGAGAGCATGAGGGGTTGTTCGGCAAGAAAAGTCATCATCGCGAGTCCTCCCGTTGAAATCGTAGGTGCGTAGAAAAGAGACACCGCATCCTGCACAATCCACGATAGCAGGAAATCAGGTCGCGCTGGCGGGCTGTGGCAACCATGCCGCCGATCCAGGGCGAATTGCCAAACCGTGCAATATCAGTGCAAAATTGCGGCAAAAACCCAGTGAAATCAACCGCCTGTTGGATTCCACGCGAGTGGGAGTTGTCAGGGGGTAGCCTACCGCATAGGCTTTTCCGCTTGCTCTGGATCGGGCGGTGCTCGGAACCGCTCTCTCCAGGGTCTTTTTTTGCCTCAATCCAAAGGTTGTCCTGTGGGGACGGATTGTGGCGTTTCGCAATCCAGGAGTCGGACGGGTGTCGGGAACTTGCGTGATCGGGCTGCAGTGGGGAGATGAGGCCAAAGGTAAATTGGTCGACCTGCTCGCGCCCCAATTTGATCTGGTGATTCGCTACCAAGGCGGTGCCAACGCCGGACACACGGTGGTTTCCGGTGACGAAACCTACAAGCTGCACCATATCCCCAGCGGGATCCTGCACAGCGCGACACAAAATGTCATCACGCCCGGCGTCGTCATCAATCCGGAAACCATGATCGGCGAGATCGACGGTTTGATCCAACGTGGGATCACCTGCGAGAATCTCCGCATCAGCGAACGGGCACACCTCGTGATGCCTTGGCACATCGCCGAAGACCGTCAGATTAACGCGACCCAATTGCGTGGCGAGTCGATTGGTACGACCAATCGTGGCATCGGTCCGTGTTACCGTGACAAAGTCGGACGTACGCACGCGATCCGCATGACGGACTTGGTGCAACCGCAACGCGACGAACGTATTCGCACCGTGGCCGAGCAGAAGGTCGAGCTGCTAAAAAACCTCGGTGCATCCGAAGACGAACTTCGCAGCATCGCACCCGATGTCGTGGTGGAAACCGCCACGCGATGGGCCGAGCGTTTGTCGCCGATGATCGCCGACACGACGGAGTTCCTGTTGTCGGCTGCCGAGAGCGACAAAAAGATGTTGTTCGAAGGCGCCCAGGGCGCTTTGCTGGACATCGACCACGGCACATATCCGTTCGTCACCAGCAGCAATAGCAGCGGCGTCGGCGTGTGCGCCGGTGCCGGCGTTCCTCCTCGCTGGATCAACACGGTTCTGGGTGTGTGCAAAGCCTACAGCACTCGCGTCGGTGGCGGTCCGTTTGTGACCGAACTGGATGACGAAATCGGCAATCGCATTCGAACGCTGGGCAACGAATTCGGAACCACGACCGGACGTCCGAGAAGATGCGGTTGGTTCGACGCGGTTGCGGTTCGTTACACCGCACGACTGAGCGGCGTGACGCGATTGGCGTTGATGATGATGGACGTCTTGGCCCATTTGGACGAGCTAAAAATTTGCGTCGCCTATGAATTGGACGGCCAACGCGTCACACACTTCCCCAGCCATGCCGATCAACTGCGTCGCTGCAAACCGATCTACGAAACCATTCCCGGTTGGAAACAGCCTGTTGATGACGCTCGCCATGTCAGTGATTTTCCCGAAGGTGCCATGGCCTACGTTCGCCGTATCGAAGAGTTGGTCGGGGTGCCCGTCGGTATCCTGTCGGTCGGTCCGGACCGTGTGCAAACGATTTTGACCGAGCAAGCTGACGAGCTGCATTTGCAACCGATTGCCTGATGACGTTTTCTGAGAGGCATTCGGTCCCCCGTAAAGAATCACGTTCTTAGCGTCCTGTAGTGCTTAGGAAAATGTCGACCCAGCCAAACCCTGATTCCGAATTGCTGCCGCCCGGGACCACATTGCCTCGGCACATCGCAATCATCATGGATGGCAACGGTCGCTGGGCTCAGGGACGCGGCTTGCCTCGAATCGAAGGTCACCGGCAAGGCGTCAACACCGTACGCATGGTCAGCGAAACCAGCACCGCGCTGGGTGTGGAGGCACTGACGTTGTACTGTCTGTCGAGTGAAAATTGGAAACGACCTGCGACAGAACTCGAGTTCCTGATGCAGTTGCTGCAACAGTACCTGGTGGAGGAACGCCAGTTGATCATGGATCAGGGGCTTCGCCTGAAAGTGATCGGGCGTCGTGACCGGTTGCCCGACGCCGTCTTGGACGAAATGAATCAAACCATCCGTCTCTCGGCAGACAACACGGGTACGCAACTGGTCTTGGCGATCGACTACGGCGGTCGCGACGAAATCACGACCGCCGTCCGCAAGATCGCTGGGCGATTGCGTGACGGCGAGATCGGGGAATCCGATATCACGGAAGCGTTTGTTGCGGAGAACCTGTACACGGCCGGATTGCCTGAGATCGACTTGATGATTCGCACGGGCGGTGACATGCGGGTCAGCAATTTCTTGCTTTGGCAATTGAGTTACGCCGAGCTGTGGGTCACCGATCGTTGTTGGCCCGAGTTCA from Stieleria varia carries:
- a CDS encoding TAXI family TRAP transporter solute-binding subunit, with product MSGRFSLTFVLVFCLGAAAAMWLWLGQRNPAPVELKLATGPTEGAFHSLGLGIAQIVHQTHPEITISLTQDSQGSIDNMDRLGRGEVDLAIVQNDTAPAPDVQTLLPLHRAVCHFLVPKSSDIQSVYDLRGKRVGVGQQNSGNQQIVRALLDHFGLRESQNDYIPVYEGIAQCSVKLDVGTLDAALIMTAVTNQSVVDLVGRGNVRYVSLASSGEGNEVDGFAVMNPYVERFIIPRHVYPVHDDRHGLPESPCETFALRSTLICRGDLPDAVARTIVESIVTQRAVIMRQHHEARDISEQFDSDDVQFPIHYGAMAYFQRLRPSFLERYSEPMAFLLSLILAFCGLVAGLNKWLSVRKKNRVDRYYVRLDGLLTELNSGETHRLDAIENELIAMRHEAVRELVDEKLMADDSFQIFQSLLTDCQKQLALRRVTSQHPHAN
- a CDS encoding adenylosuccinate synthase, translating into MSGTCVIGLQWGDEAKGKLVDLLAPQFDLVIRYQGGANAGHTVVSGDETYKLHHIPSGILHSATQNVITPGVVINPETMIGEIDGLIQRGITCENLRISERAHLVMPWHIAEDRQINATQLRGESIGTTNRGIGPCYRDKVGRTHAIRMTDLVQPQRDERIRTVAEQKVELLKNLGASEDELRSIAPDVVVETATRWAERLSPMIADTTEFLLSAAESDKKMLFEGAQGALLDIDHGTYPFVTSSNSSGVGVCAGAGVPPRWINTVLGVCKAYSTRVGGGPFVTELDDEIGNRIRTLGNEFGTTTGRPRRCGWFDAVAVRYTARLSGVTRLALMMMDVLAHLDELKICVAYELDGQRVTHFPSHADQLRRCKPIYETIPGWKQPVDDARHVSDFPEGAMAYVRRIEELVGVPVGILSVGPDRVQTILTEQADELHLQPIA
- the uppS gene encoding polyprenyl diphosphate synthase produces the protein MSTQPNPDSELLPPGTTLPRHIAIIMDGNGRWAQGRGLPRIEGHRQGVNTVRMVSETSTALGVEALTLYCLSSENWKRPATELEFLMQLLQQYLVEERQLIMDQGLRLKVIGRRDRLPDAVLDEMNQTIRLSADNTGTQLVLAIDYGGRDEITTAVRKIAGRLRDGEIGESDITEAFVAENLYTAGLPEIDLMIRTGGDMRVSNFLLWQLSYAELWVTDRCWPEFSKENFLGAISDFSVRQRRFGGLTVNE